The genomic window ACAAATTTTAGAAACCCCTTCTCAATTACCAGATCTGATTTTATTAGACTTGAATATGCCAAAAATGAACGGTCTCGAGTTTCTTACTATGTTGAAAAAGGACGAAAGGTTAAAATATATACCAGTTATTATTTTAAGTACTTCCAATAACCATAAAGATGTTAAGCAATGTTATGAGGCGGGAATCGCCGGCTATATGATCAAGCCACTCAAATATGAAGCTTATGTGGATAAAATGAAGGCACTGCTTAATTATTGGAGTCTGAATGAATTATTTACTAGTTAGTACATAGCTTTTTTATAAAATTCAATCAAGGGAATTATCAGTATTTATAGAAAAATCTATATCTTTAGAAAGCAATTAGGAAAAGTTGACAACAACTGATTGATTTTGAATAATTTATAGATAGATTGTAGTTTGGTTTATAAAGTTATAAGTAAATCATCAATTATCACACAGGATCTTTAAAGGCTAACTAGTATATACAAAATGAATGAAAGGTATTGTATTTACAGAGTTTTTAGACCTGGTTGAATCTAAATTCGGTCTCGAAATGGTAGATCGGATCATTACACAATCCACGTTAAATTCTAACGGAGCTTACACGGCTATCGGAACTTATAAATTTTCTGAGATGGCCGAACTTCTCACTAATTTAAGTCTAAATACCGGGATTGATGTGCAAGAATTACTACTGATCTACGGAGAACACTTCTTTACAGTTCTGCAAGAAAGCTACGGAACCATGTTACGCCAATATGCCGGACCTATCGAATTGTTAAATGCAATAGAAAATCATATTCACGTAGAGGTTCGTAAAATATATCCCGAAGCAGAATTACCTTCTTTTGAAGTTTTGAAAAAAACCGATAACTCTTTAATAATGATATATAAATCCGATAGGGCAATGTATAGTTTTGGTCTGGGCTTGATGCGAAGTGCGTTTCGATATTTTGATAAAAAAGCCACTATTACTTATACTAAACTTAAGACTGACGGAACCGAAGTG from Aquimarina sp. ERC-38 includes these protein-coding regions:
- a CDS encoding heme NO-binding domain-containing protein; translation: MKGIVFTEFLDLVESKFGLEMVDRIITQSTLNSNGAYTAIGTYKFSEMAELLTNLSLNTGIDVQELLLIYGEHFFTVLQESYGTMLRQYAGPIELLNAIENHIHVEVRKIYPEAELPSFEVLKKTDNSLIMIYKSDRAMYSFGLGLMRSAFRYFDKKATITYTKLKTDGTEVKFDIYLLDD
- a CDS encoding response regulator, whose amino-acid sequence is MKTLKILLIEDDEIERLKFGRVLSKNGYPHQLQEAINGEEAIQILETPSQLPDLILLDLNMPKMNGLEFLTMLKKDERLKYIPVIILSTSNNHKDVKQCYEAGIAGYMIKPLKYEAYVDKMKALLNYWSLNELFTS